The Pogona vitticeps strain Pit_001003342236 chromosome 3, PviZW2.1, whole genome shotgun sequence genome includes a window with the following:
- the BCLAF3 gene encoding BCLAF1 and THRAP3 family member 3 produces the protein MVRSRSRSPRWKRRSLSPAARSQEHNRQRHNHINYDSEYKVFRKDPKRPVSWRTEDGKHGQVNSRYSPHETNHHRLYECRSYSPTLKRFPSEDKYSHKTCRTQSPERNESIRGCQFTSRYSEISHKEHSQSFYPSETRVREMHEDNRSVGNTKGMTTFHRPLETSCKFERKWNDTDLRHHLLQENKFTHSPRRFSNEFIPRSSFEKRYREDRDYREYGHTYKRAKEVERYHDREIASNSKWKHDHSSKPNHEKEEQQNRGLHTYQPVEKEYTDSCQTKLPSDYSHKRHKHPTGGKYISGERTEKYMKLEDPKYNYPKGSWDSKYSEHYSREKESHTEEPRTEAVLKYTSGKGGNSCTKPYKSNADQKEKERVKKHDDFRGRVDVSNSLQVDTHNKISDVKVSDVYARKEKLTVKVDMKKTVNKYRSASSHVMERQTSRDLVAVGRKTGSFHSVFEHIKSVTQNVEQNPSKEFAQEIITIIHQIKANYFRSSDITLHERFSKIQDNPVASEIKRHSDPEIHRRIDMSLADLQKRRAISCESGQSVVRVLEDPNDLRHDIERRRKERLQNEDEHSFYADDISQRYEQSYSFPNLQNSQMHGFQKYSRFLNPPFRKFIKKPHMPNFNDGRSHFRSNLVQKGLYIQAKYQRLRYAGARGFTTNRMRRGFFRKDQGSEI, from the exons ATGGTTAGATCACGATCAAGATCACCCAGATGGAAACGAAG ATCTTTATCACCTGCTGCAAGGAGTCAGGAACACAACAGACAGAGGCACAATCACATTAATTATGATTCTGAATACAAGGTTTTCAGAAAAGACCCAAAGAGGCCTGTGTCTTGGAGAACAGAGGATGGGAAACATGGACAAGTGAATTCTAGATATTCACCACATGAAACAAACCACCATCGACTTTATGAATGTAGGTCATATTCCCCAACTCTGAAGAGATTTCCTTCAGAAGATAAATATAGTCATAAAACCTGTAGAACACAGTCACCTGAAAGGAATGAAAGCATCAGAGGATGCCAGTTTACTTCTAGATATTCAGAGATCTCCCACAAAGAACACAGTCAGTCTTTTTATCCATCCGAAACACGTGTCAGAGAGATGCATGAAGATAACCGATCTGTTGGAAACACAAAGGGGATGACGACTTTTCATAGGCCATTGGAGACTTCTTGTAAGTTTGAAAGGAAGTGGAATGACACAGACCTGAGGCATCATCTGTTACAAGAAAACAAGTTTACTCATTCACCTCGAAGATTTTCTAACGAATTTATTCCAAGGAGCTCTTTCGAGAAGAG GTATCGTGAAGATCGTGATTACAGAGAGTACGGGCACACGTATAAAAGAGCTAAAGAAGTGGAGAGGTATCATGATAGAGAAATAGCAAGCAATTCCAAATGGAAGCATGATCATTCTTCTAAACCCAACCATGAAAAGGAAGAACAACAAAATCGTGGTCTTCACACTTATCAGCCTGTGGAGAAAGAATACACTGACAGTTGTCAAACAAAGCTTCCGTCTGACTATAGCCATAAGCGCCATAAACATCCgactggaggaaaatatatttctggTGAAAGAACAGAGAAATACATGAAATTAGAAGACCCAAAATATAATTATCCTAAAGGCTCCTGGGATAGCAAGTATTCAGAACACTatagcagagagaaagaaagccataCTGAAGAGCCTCGCACTGAAGCAGTACTGAAATACACTTCCGGGAAGGGCGGCAATTCTTGTACTAAACCTTACAAAAGTAATGCTgatcaaaaagagaaagaaagagtaaaGAAACATGATGATTTTAGGGGAAGAGTAGATGTTTCCAATAGTCTTCAGGTTGACACTCATAATAAAATCTCAGATGTGAAAGTTTCAGATGTCTATGCTAGGAAGGAAAAACTTACAGTCAAAGTGGATATGAAGAAAACTGTGAATAAGTACAG GAGTGCATCTAGTCATGTCATGGAGAGGCAAACATCACGTGACTTAGTGGCCGTGGGTAGAAAAACTGGAAGTTTCCATTCAGTATTTGAACATATAAAATCTGTGACACAGAATGTAGAACAAAACCCATCGAAAGAATTTGCTCAGGAAATCATTACAATTATTCATCAAATTAAAG CAAACTATTTCAGATCTTCAGATATAACTCTGCATGAACGCTTCTCAAAAATACAAGACAATCCAGTTGcaagtgaaattaaaagacattcaGATCCAGAAATTCACAG GAGGATCGATATGTCTCTGGCAGACCTTCAGAAGAGACGAGCTATTTCATGTGAGTCTGGACAG aGTGTTGTGAGAGTTCTGGAAGATCCAAATGATCTGAGACATGATatagagaggaggagaaaagaaagactgCAGAATGAGGATGAACATTCCTTTTATGCTGATGATATATCACAAAG GTATGAACAGAGTTACAGCTTTCCAAATCTACAAAACTCTCAAATGCATGGATTCCAGAAATACTCAAGATTCTTAAATCCACCTTTCAGGAAGTTTATTAAGAAACCTCATATG